Proteins encoded together in one Benincasa hispida cultivar B227 chromosome 1, ASM972705v1, whole genome shotgun sequence window:
- the LOC120077859 gene encoding uncharacterized protein LOC120077859: MKKNDEHQFKRFLELLMQMHISDVHKGEKEALEQMPTYVKFFKDILTKKRRVSEKEVIALTRECNALVSNNLPKKQKDPGSFTVPCSIGGLDLADRTIKYPEGKIEDVLVMVDNLIFPADFIILDYEADKEVPIILGCPFLATGKVLIDVHKGELAMRVDNKGVKFNVLNALKFSDSEDCQLNSIELPEEETHLCEVLALEENLKESEPPSLSERRKNPTRPSLEEPPELELKQLPGHLKYAFLGTNNTLPVIIFANLTEPNEQSLL, from the exons atgaagaagaatgatgaacatcAATTCAAGCGCTTTCTTGAGCTTCTAATGCAGATGCACATCAGTGACGTGCATAAAGGTGAGAAAGAAGCTTTGGAGCAGATGCCAACATATGTaaaattttttaaggacattttgACGAAGAAGAGAAGAGTCAGTGAGAAAGAAGTAATAGCGCTAACACGGGAGTGTAATGCGTTAGTAAGTAACAATCTACCAAAGAAGCAGAAGGACCCTGGGAGCTTCACAGTTCCTTGTTCGATAGGAGGATTGGAT CTTGCTGACAGAACAATTAAGTACCCAGAAGGGAAGATTGAAGACGTTTTGGTGATGGTTGACAATCTCATATTCCCAGCAGACTTTATTATCTTAGACTATGAAGCAGATAAGGAGGTACCAATTATCCTTGGATGTCCATTCTTAGCTACTGGGAAAGTTTTAATTGACGTGCATAAAGGTGAATTAGCTATGCGCGTGGACAATAAAGGGGTGAAGTTTAATGTGCTCAACGCATTAAAGTTCTCAGATAGTGAAGATTGTCAACTAAATAGTATTGAGTTGCCTGAAGAAGAGACCCATTTATGTGAGGTCCTCGCATTGGAGGAAAACCTTAAAGAATCAGAgccgccaagtctgagtgagcggcGGAAAAATCCAACGCGTCCATCACTTGAAGAACCACCAGAACTCGAGTTGAAACAGTTACCTGGACACTTGAAATATGCATTCCTTGGAACCAACAACACTTTACCTGTGATCATTTTCGCAAATCTCACAGAGCCTAATGAGCAATCTCTCTTGTAG
- the LOC120077871 gene encoding extensin-like, protein MSFGNDSSVSSFFSSSVSISPPSIPRKTTKTLAQTKPTHGGATSSQRPSVSKPSTAPTKLPSKASKATVTPPAKIPQPKPKTPQPKPKNTLKPRAKTPTKPRTRPSSTVTFKPYTKPAPPPVIPNITMVGAMHNPLQAYAHNAPLPAVHPPPPLSIEPLATIYPVESDTSSQPPSSPILISSSGTPHTPVGTPSFTPPIPPSDSPASSAILKSWQNWLD, encoded by the coding sequence ATGAGCTTTGGGAATGACTCTTCGGTAAGctctttcttctcttcctctGTTTCGATTTCTCCTCCCTCAATCCCTAGAAAAACCACCAAAACCCTCGCGCAAACCAAACCTACACACGGTGGAGCTACCTCTTCCCAGCGGCCGTCCGTTTCGAAACCTTCCACAGCCCCCACGAAACTCCCTTCCAAAGCCTCGAAAGCTACCGTTACCCCTCCGGCCAAGATCCCTCAACCTAAACCTAAAACCCCtcaaccaaaacccaaaaataCCCTCAAGCCAAGGGCCAAGACACCTACAAAACCAAGGACACGTCCGTCATCTACGGTCACTTTCAAACCCTACACCAAGCCTGCCCCACCACCAGTCATCCCTAACATCACTATGGTAGGTGCAATGCATAATCCACTCCAAGCCTATGCCCACAACGCACCATTACCAGCGGTGCATCCACCACCTCCACTTTCTATCGAGCCCTTGGCCACCATTTATCCCGTGGAATCAGACACGTCGAGCCAACCACCTTCTTCGCCCATCCTCATATCTTCCTCTGGGACGCCTCATACCCCAGTGGGCACCCCTTCATTTACTCCACCCATACCACCCTCTGACAGTCCTGCATCGAGCGCAATCTTGAAGAGTTGGCAGAATTGGCTCGATTAG